In the Theobroma cacao cultivar B97-61/B2 chromosome 1, Criollo_cocoa_genome_V2, whole genome shotgun sequence genome, one interval contains:
- the LOC18612588 gene encoding uncharacterized protein LOC18612588 has protein sequence MEGDSSGAPPADADGNQGREAVRVGSKRGRVRLESNEEGADSMVLIDQQASLQDSKPRSSYRNVLLQDDIEAMLDSEDSEDEDRLLEDFESDEDEFRSDIEGPYISLTRADKERIRKPWRKTLTIKLLGRDISYTYLCNRVKQLWSLKGEFQAVDLDNGYYCFKFSNKSDHRHVLSKGPWIIADHYLTIRRWSPGFRSDEASIDSVAAWIRLPGMPLEFYDKEMMSKIGNLLGKTLKIDRTTSYAISGKFVRMCVELDLTKPLVPKIYIGGRWQRVEYEGLHMLCFHCGKFGHGSDLCPVRQKETEGFSEEQVTKLASEKKNPTREHESTPYGLWMVAKKTYRRNSENKTEGGTKSKLRMSSQIGTSQEVAKLGSRFYILAEEGNTLDNEEFVIETVLRGDTKKVLNKPKKIVAVVQKKQNLKESLQEAATVSNRNPTPSASKGTLVTSLVPKTVSSEIDIKSNERIQTRENNVALMGSSGMAIQRNSQAPVEIALASQTRMETIPITASFLVPQ, from the coding sequence ATGGAGGGGGACTCATCTGGAGCCCCACCAGCGGATGCTGACGGGAACCAAGGGAGAGAAGCTGTTAGAGTGGGATCGAAACGAGGAAGAGTAAGGCTGGAAAGCAATGAAGAGGGCGCAGATTCAATGGTCTTGATCGATCAACAGGCATCGTTGCAGGATAGTAAACCAAGATCATCGTACAGGAATGTCTTATTGCAGGATGATATAGAGGCTATGCTAGATTCAGAAGATTCAGAGGACGAGGATCGTCTTTTGGAAGATTTTGAGTCTGATGAAGATGAGTTTAGATCTGACATAGAAGGTCCATATATTAGTCTGACTAGAGCAGATAAAGAAAGGATCAGGAAACCATGGAGGAAAACCCTAACTATAAAATTGTTGGGAAGAGATATAAGCTATACTTACCTGTGCAACCGAGTGAAACAGTTATGGTCCTTAAAAGGAGAGTTCCAGGCAGTGGATCTAGACAATGGTTATTACTGTTTCAAATTCTCTAATAAATCTGACCATAGGCATGTTCTATCAAAAGGCCCATGGATTATTGCGGATCATTATCTTACCATTCGAAGATGGTCTCCAGGATTTCGGTCGGATGAAGCTTCCATTGATTCTGTAGCAGCATGGATCAGATTACCAGGCATGCCATTAGAATTTTATGATAAAGAAATGATGTCCAAAATTGGGAATCTACTTGGGAAAACATTGAAGATAGATCGAACCACTTCCTATGCAATAAGCGGAAAGTTTGTGAGGATGTGTGTTGAACTAGATCTAACCAAACCCTTAGTTCCCAAAATCTATATAGGAGGACGATGGCAAAGGGTAGAGTATGAAGGATTACACATGCTATGCTTCCATTGTGGGAAATTTGGGCATGGTTCAGATCTTTGTCCAGTCCGTCAAAAGGAAACAGAGGGCTTTTCGGAGGAACAAGTAACCAAATTAGcttcagaaaagaaaaatcctaCAAGGGAACATGAATCTACACCCTATGGGCTGTGGATGGTGGCTAAGAAAACCTATAGACGGAACAGTGAAAATAAGACTGAGGGAGGGACCAAATCTAAACTAAGGATGTCGTCACAGATAGGGACGTCCCAAGAAGTGGCTAAACTGGGCTCAAGATTCTACATATTAGCAGAGGAGGGAAATACTCTAGATAATGAGGAATTTGTTATTGAGACCGTGCTAAGGGGGGACACGAAAAAAGTACTTAATAAGCCTAAAAAAATTGTTGCAGTTGTGCAGAAGAAGCAGAATTTGAAGGAATCTCTACAAGAAGCAGCGACTGTATCTAACAGGAATCCTACTCCTTCAGCATCAAAGGGTACACTTGTGACATCACTGGTTCCTAAGACTGTTTCATCAGAGATAGATATTAAGAGCAATGAGAGGATACAAACAAGGGAGAATAATGTTGCATTGATGGGGTCAAGTGGAATGGCTATACAGAGAAACTCTCAAGCACCGGTGGAGATAGCATTAGCTAGTCAGACTCGGATGGAAACCATTCCAATTACTGCATCTTTCCTAGTACCACAATAG
- the LOC18612587 gene encoding UDP-glycosyltransferase 74G1, whose translation MGHENKAKNAHVLIFPYPAQGHINPMLQFAKRLVSKGVKATLVSTVFLSKTTFSDPTSSIDMQTISDGFDEGGYNQAGSPDVYLPTFWSVGSKSLASLIKKLVDAGHPIDAIVYDAFLDFALDVAKQFGIRTAAFFTQACAVNSVYYHVSRGLLQLPLPEPKVSLPGLPPLEVSELPSFVCHHGSYPAWFDVVVNHQFSNINEADWVFLNIFYDLEKEAVDWMSQFWNVMTIGPTIPSMYLDKRLENDKHYGMHLFKPKTSTCMSWLSGKPKSSVVYVSFGSMAELDVEQMAEIAWGLKGSNCYFMWVVRESEEAKLPQNFIEETAEKGLVVSWCPQLEVLSHESIGCFLTHCGFNSVLEALSLGVPLLAMPQWTDQGTNAKYVEDVWEIGMRARPDEENGFVTREIVEHCIKELTEGEKGKEARKNASKWKNLARKAVDEGGRSDKNIDEFVTKLLGD comes from the exons ATGGGGCACGAAAACAAAGCCAAAAATGCTCATGTTCTAATCTTTCCTTACCCTGCCCAAGGTCACATAAACCCTATGCTCCAATTCGCTAAACGCTTAGTCTCCAAAGGCGTCAAAGCCACTCTAGTCTCCACCGTCTTCCTCTCCAAGACCACGTTTTCCGACCCAACCAGCTCTATTGATATGCAGACCATATCCGATGGCTTTGATGAAGGCGGGTATAATCAGGCTGGGAGCCCTGATGTCTACTTGCCAACTTTCTGGTCCGTAGGCTCCAAGAGTTTAGCAAGTTTAATCAAGAAACTAGTTGATGCTGGCCATCCTATTGATGCCATTGTCTATGATGCGTTTTTGGATTTTGCACTTGATGTTGCAAAGCAGTTTGGGATAAGGACGGCTGCGTTTTTTACTCAAGCTTGTGCTGTCAACAGCGTGTATTACCATGTTAGCAGGGGACTTCTTCAGCTGCCACTGCCGGAGCCTAAAGTTTCTCTTCCTGGATTGCCTCCACTTGAAGTTTCCGAGTTACCATCTTTTGTTTGCCATCATGGATCGTATCCGGCTTGGTTTGATGTGGTTGTGAATCATCAGTTTTCCAACATTAACGAAGCTGATTGGGTGTTTCTTAACATTTTCTACGACTTGGAGAAAGAG GCGGTGGATTGGATGTCACAATTCTGGAATGTGATGACCATAGGACCAACTATTCCATCTATGTACTTGGACAAAAGACTCGAAAATGACAAACACTATGGCATGCATCTCTTCAAGCCAAAGACCAGCACTTGTATGAGTTGGTTAAGCGGGAAGCCAAAAAGTTCAGTTGTTTACGTGTCATTTGGAAGCATGGCAGAACTAGATGTTGAGCAAATGGCAGAGATAGCTTGGGGATTGAAAGGGAGCAATTGCTACTTCATGTGGGTTGTGAGGGAGTCGGAGGAGGCCAAGCTGCCACAAAATTTCATAGAGGAGACGGCGGAGAAGGGTTTGGTGGTGAGCTGGTGCCCTCAGTTGGAGGTGCTGTCTCATGAGTCGATAGGTTGCTTTCTTACCCATTGCGGCTTTAATTCGGTTCTTGAAGCATTGAGTCTTGGAGTTCCACTGCTGGCAATGCCTCAATGGACGGACCAAGGCACTAATGCCAAGTACGTAGAGGATGTGTGGGAAATCGGAATGAGAGCTCGCCCTGATGAAGAGAATGGTTTTGTGACGAGAGAGATTGTGGAGCATTGCATAAAGGAATTAACTGAAGGAGAAAAGGGCAAAGAGGCTAGGAAGAATGCAAGCAAGTGGAAAAATTTGGCTAGAAAGGCAGTTGATGAAGGTGGAAGATCAGATAAAAATATCGATGAATTTGTGACCAAACTACTCGGTGACTAG